One Thalassophryne amazonica chromosome 10, fThaAma1.1, whole genome shotgun sequence genomic region harbors:
- the insl5a gene encoding insulin-like 5a — protein sequence MRALVVVPLLLCAVVCVKEAATEVKAVKLCGREFLRAVVYTCGGSRWKKFLSEPDAEGPPTAEQSSMENVRSSSTSLASELSRRDINNILTNVCCQVGCRKSDLTFLC from the exons ATGCGTGCCCTGGTGGTTGTGCCTCTGCTCTTGTGTGCAGTAGTGTGCGTGAAAGAGGCAGCGACAGAGGTGAAGGCGGTGAAGCTGTGCGGCAGAGAGTTTCTGAGGGCCGTGGTCTACACCTGCGGAGGCTCCCGCTGGAAAAAGTTCCTCAGCGAGCCGGATGCGGAGG GTCCACCCACAGCGGAGCAGAGCAGCATGGAGAATGTGAGAAGCAGCAGCACCAGTTTGGCCTCCGAGCTCTCCAGGAGAGACATCAACAACATTCTAACAAACGTGTGCTGTCAGGTGGGCTGCAGGAAGAGCGACCTCACCTTCCTCTGCTGA